Below is a window of marine bacterium B5-7 DNA.
CGCTGTGCGTGCTGATTTTAGTAATCAGCTTACATCATTAAGGCTGTGTGGTAGTTCTGGCAAACTTAAACTTGTGATCCCGATGAATGCTGATGAATGGGCCGCGAATCAGCCACAGTTACTAGATCTTTCTCGGCAAAAAGATCTCAACATTTTAATGAGCCAACTTGACATATTTGAGCAGTGTCGCAGCAATACGTCGACTTACCGAGATATAGAAATCGCGAAGAAAATTTATCGTGGTGAACTAGTGATGATGGGTTGTTTTGGTGACTTACATTTAAAACGCTTGGAAGAACAAGGAGAGAAATTTAACTTTCTAAGAAATCTTGCGATGAAGATGGGCTGCGATCCGATTGAGCTTGATGAGGGTGGTTACTTCAGAGACCACTGGGATATTGAGTTCAGTTCTCGTGAAAATCTTGAAAAAGCACTTGAAATACTTGCCCAACTTGGTTTTAATCCCTTTGGTGTTGTTGTGCGAGGTATGCATATTCTATTGCAGCATATGGTTTATTCGGAGCAGCTTGAACCGCTGTCCTCCATTGAGATAGCGCAAGTAAAAAAATCTGCGCGCATACTTGGCTGGAAAGACTACTTTCTCAGTCTTTCACCAGAGAATCTACATGAACGTCTCGAGGCAGTTGTATCGTCTAATGGCGCGACATTTAGCATGAAGAAACTCTCTGAGCTTGATGAAAGAGAGACACTAGTTCGTGACTTAGTTAATAGTCGTTTGAAAACCTTGATGAATACGCTGGCGTTACTGCTTAAAAAAACAGGTGTGGAAATAATAGATGAAGAGACTTTAGACGGGATGAGCATAGCCATTGCGAGCGATGATTTACCAAAGGCCATGAACAAACTCAATGCTCTTGGGTTTCTGCGCAGCCTCATGTCAGAAATGTTGATGGCGATGGACATGATTATGCTTGGTGGACGCAGGCTACAACAGTCGTCAATTTCTGACGCAAAAGTCCTTGCACTCTATCAAGCGCCCGGTGAACTTCAATTATCGACAAAGGAAGGGCGGGCGCAACATCAGGTGTCGCAATCGTTTGACGCAGTTTGTCTGGAATATTTGAGGAACGGTCAGATTGAAAGTATTACTGGGATGATAAATGATGAACACTATGGGTATATCCCGTCATACGACATTATGCTGAAAATATTTGAAATAGAATCAAAGAAGCAGTGTGGTTTTCATGGCACGATCTTGGCGCTTCAGGCAATAGATGCTGAAAAATATGCAGGAGGCGTTAAGTTTTTGCAGTATTTGAACCGTAAAGAATTGCTTGATGCTGAATATGAGATTATTCATTTTCATTTAAAAGCATATGAATTTAACCTGCATGAGGTGCTGGATAAATTAACGTGTCATCAAGGGCTTACCGTATTTTGGCAAGGTGAGTATTATTTTGCATTATATGAACCAGCGCTGGGTGTGTTGATGTACCTCTTGGACAGTCGAGAGACAAGCTTTAGTGCACTTGTCACTCAGCTAAATAAACAGGTGAACAGTTTTTTCCTGTGTTCAGATCAGCGGGATCACTTTCTTTTTGATGGTGAGTGTCCTCAACCTGGAAAAATGCTTTCTACTTTAATGGAAGCTGATTTTCTAACGTGTCAGGACAAAAAGCATCTTGTTTCAGGGCTGTTTGATTGCTTTATCCAGAAAACTGTATATCACTTTGATATATATCAGTATGTGAAAAAAACGGGCATTACTGAGGAACAACAGTTAGTGATAAAAGCCATCAATGCTTTTGTGGAAAACAATTATTTGTCTGATGTTTCTGAGTGTGCGTTAGCTAATGAGATTACTCTCTTTAACTCAGATGTGTGTTTTAAGAAGAGCAAGGTTTTGGATACAAGGCGCGAGGCATGGGATTCGTTTCTAATAGAAATAGATTTTGAGAGAATGTATAACAAGTTACGTCAAGATATTCTTAAGACATGTAAGAAAGTACAGGTGTCCTCTAGTGATGTAACAATGTTTTGGGGGCGCAATTCTGGTAAAGAAAAGAAGGGAGAGCAGCCTAAGTCATCCAATGCCAGCTGCTCGCATGAGATGCTTAGCCATCATTCATAATGTTCCTTGGACATTGTTGTTTGCTTAGCATCTATCTTTTAGTAAGTTGCACCCGCAGTCTATGATACAAGACAAATCCGTGCATTATCTATTTGATATTTTTTGTCGCGCTACGACAGCCTAACTTGTAAAAAGTGTCATATGCATACATTTTCTGCTTGTAAAAAGTGTCATGTTGTGACACTATGTACAAGATGAAAAGATTGTTATTTGAAAAGTTGTGTGCGTGGAAAGCAAGTGCTCGTCGTAAACCACTTGTGTTGCGTGGTGTGCGTCAGACGGGTAAAACCTATTTACTTGAGCATTTTGGGGCACAGGCTTTTCGCCGCTATCATATTGTTAATTTCGAAAAACAGAAAGCCATGGCATCTTTGTTTGCTCGCGATCTAGATCCTCATCGCATTATTAATGAACTTGCTCTAGCGTTACATGCGGATATTGATATCCAGCAAGATTTGGTGATCTTTGATGAGATCCAAGCGTGCCCTGAGGCGTTAACTAGTTTGAAATACTTTTGTGAATCTCTGCCGGAACTTGCGCTATGTAGTGCTGGTTCCCTATTGGGATTAAAGCTTAGCGAGGGCTCATATCCTGTTGGTAAAGTCGATATGATGCATTTATCTCCGATGACGTTTATAGAATTTTTGGCAGGCACAGGTCATGAAAAATTATCAGACTACTTAGCCGAATTACATGTTGGCGATGAAATACCTGATATTATTCATCAGCAATGTTGGGCATTATTTAAAATCTATTTAATTGTTGGTGGTCTCCCAGAGGTTGTTTCTGTTTATCGTGAGCATCAGGATAATCAGTTTATGGCATTTTCAGCAGTTAGGAAAAAACAAGAAGAACTAATTAACGCATATTATGCTGATATTGCGAAGCATGCAGGAAAAGTTAATGCGATGCATATTGATCGTGTTTGGCGTTCGGTGCCTGTTCAGCTTTCAAAAACATTGAGCGGTCAAGCAGAGCGTTATCGATTCAAGGGGGTTATTCCAAGTATTAATCGATACAGTCGCTTGGTTAATGTGTTTGATTGGTTAGATTCAGCTGAGCTTGTTCAACAAGTGAGGGTCGTAGAAACAGTTCAATCTCCATTAAAAGCATATGCCAAAGATAGTGCTTTTAAATGTTTTATGTTTGATGTTGGTGTCTTGGGTGCGATGTCAGGTTTGGATCCAAGTGATATCTTTAATTATGACTATGGCACTTATAAAGGGTATTTCGCTGAGAACTTTGTTCTGCAAGCGATAAGCTCGATGACTGAAAAATCATTATATAACTGGCAGGAAAATAGATCAGAGGTTGAGTTTCTGTTTTCTCATCAAGGAGAGATTATTCCTTTGGAAGTTAAATCAGGTGCTGTGGTGAAAGCGCAAAGCCTGAA
It encodes the following:
- a CDS encoding ATPase, yielding MKRLLFEKLCAWKASARRKPLVLRGVRQTGKTYLLEHFGAQAFRRYHIVNFEKQKAMASLFARDLDPHRIINELALALHADIDIQQDLVIFDEIQACPEALTSLKYFCESLPELALCSAGSLLGLKLSEGSYPVGKVDMMHLSPMTFIEFLAGTGHEKLSDYLAELHVGDEIPDIIHQQCWALFKIYLIVGGLPEVVSVYREHQDNQFMAFSAVRKKQEELINAYYADIAKHAGKVNAMHIDRVWRSVPVQLSKTLSGQAERYRFKGVIPSINRYSRLVNVFDWLDSAELVQQVRVVETVQSPLKAYAKDSAFKCFMFDVGVLGAMSGLDPSDIFNYDYGTYKGYFAENFVLQAISSMTEKSLYNWQENRSEVEFLFSHQGEIIPLEVKSGAVVKAQSLKKFDERYKPTCKVIFSARNLRTEQKDRLIQIPLYMAERLIALIDSFGSDVE